The Halichondria panicea chromosome 8, odHalPani1.1, whole genome shotgun sequence DNA segment GAAttaccatgcatataattatgtgtgtgacGTTCATGCATATTAATTAGTATGTTTAATTGTCTTCATGACATAAttaaatgcatgcacaaaGCATTAAAGCATGGCTGGAGGGACTGTAAATTTAAAAGAGATTGCACAAAGTCgtttcaggatttgcgttaaggcaaatcctgaaacttcatccacgTGATAACAGCAACATATTGAGGGATcgtaaataaaataaaataaagtGTAAGTGTACAAAATTTGTTTCAGGATAACAGCAACGCATTGAGCTACAGTAAGCTggctcagtcactctatacacaCCCTGAATTAAGCAATGGCTAGAAATAGAAGGACTGTAAATTTAACAGAAAGTGTACAAAATTtgtttcaggatttgtgtcAACAtaaatcctgaaacttcatccaagggataacagcaacacattgagccacagtaagctggctcagtcactctatacataccctgAAGCTACAGCTGGAAATAGAAGGACTGTAAATATAAAGGAGACTGCACAAtgtagtttcaggatttgtgttaacacaaatcctgaaacttcatccatgggataacagcaacacattgagccacagtaagctggctcagccactctatacataccctgAAGCTATAGCTGGAAATAGAAGGACTGTAAATATAAAGGAGACTGCACAATGTAGTTCAGGATTTGCGttaacacaaatcctgaaacttcatccacgggataacagcaacacattgagccacagtaagctggctcagtcactctatacataccctgAAGCTATGGCTGGAAATAGAAGAACTGTAAATTTAACGAAGAGTACACAAACTCGTTTCAGAATTTGCGTCAACCATGCATTCAGACTAaacacaaatcctgaaaccTCTGATCTGTCTCACAGGATAACAGCAACACACATTGAGCCACACTTACCCACAGTAAGCTAGCccagtcactctatacacaCTCTAAAGTCTACCTAGGAATTAGCATTATTGTGATTGTATTACAAAGAGAGCAGTGGGTCTGCACAAACTCGATTGAAAATGACATGAAAAGGATGGATGGCCGGATACAGTGAGCCACAGTACACAGTACCTTAGCTAGACTAAAGATAATAAGcttataaaaaaattatatagactatacTGTCAGTGGTATTGACTCATCTTAACTCGAGATTAGTTGTACCAAAACTACAGTCAGTGCAAGTGCGCAATAATTTTACCTTTGTGCATTTTAACAATGGAATGTATGGCCACACTCATAATGCTCTTCATTTAGGCATTTCGGATTTGTGGCACAACACGCGCTAGACTCTGGATCTACACGTAATGATCTAAAGTGCAACAGAGCATAGTGGTATGTGGTGACGTCACGCAAACCTGACCATGAATGttttcatacacacacaacactgcaTGCTAAACACATTTCATGCACGAACAATCAAAATCACAAAACCAGACAAGCTGATGactttactacatgtacgctgTCAGTCCTACTAGAATGTTCATGTTCTTGCATGCCCTCCATCGCCTGCTTGCTGCTTGCGCTGAGTTTGTCAGTATCATTCGAGGGAGCACTAGAAAAATCTTCAGTAGTAGTGACTTGTaaaatgttatttttctgCCATTCAATTTTACCGGAGTTCTCGGAAGATGAGAGACTTTCATTCCTGTTGCCATTGACAACTTCAATCACCACGTCGATTGGATAATCCGCAGAGTCCGCAGTAGATACAGCTGCCTTCTCGTCCATTCGATACACGAATTGCTCTTCAGCTTCCAAAATCTCGCTAGCAGCATTCTCTGTTCCTTGGCTACCAACGCTGGTCTTGCTTTCCGTGCTCGCCGAGCTCATAGATGAACTGGCTATTCCTTTCAATTCTTTTACGATAGGGTTGACTCCGCTCGCACTGGATTGGTGATAGGCCATCGACACCCACCCCCCAACAGTGCCGTACATTATCATCTCCCCTCGGCTGTCACTACTAATACAAGTGATCGGGAGGTCAGTTTGGAAGACAGTACAACATTCTCCGGTGCTGGTATTGAACAGGCGTATCGTTTTGTCCAGGGAGCCTGTCAGACATTGTGTGTTGTTTGATAAAAAGCTAACTGACGTCACGGCTAGTTTGTGCCCGGTTAGTGTTACGAGTCTTTGCCCTGAGGGGATGCTGATGATGCGACAGGTGGTGTCCTCACAGCCCATAGCCAGAAGAGCAGCGTTCGGACTAACAGCAGAACACGTGATCTCAGAAGAGTTGATATGAGTTTGTAGAACAACTTTTCCAGTGAGGAAGTTTCTAACACAAACTTCACCAGACCGACAAGTTGACAGAATGTAGTTGAAATCAGTTCCTTTCGCAAATGAGACAAACACAACACTATCGCTATGGCTACTCAAAGTCTTAAGTTTCTCTCCGCTGGCCACACCCCAAAATGTCAATTTCCCACTTTCTCCACCGACCACCAATAACTCTGCATTCATCGTGACATCGACACACGTTACACCGTCGTCATAACAACTGAACTCCCGCACCACCTCCCCTCTCTCTCCGTCCCAAAGCTGCACACATTCGTCACTCGAGCTGGTCAGAAAATGTTTCCCGTCTCTCATAGCATAGACTTTTGATACAGCCTCGGCTCGTAATTTCTTCATAATTTTCATCGTTGTCAGCTCGTAGATGATCACCATGGAGTCCAGCCCAGCAGACAGACCATAGTTACCACATGGAGAGAGTGCTATTGACAAGACGTCACCTTTGTGTTGAGTGGTGGTCTTGTTATCACCTGATCTCTTGAGGTCCCATATCCGCACACGTTGATCGTCGCCACCGGTAACAATGAGGTTTCCTTGGTCCGCTAGAGTGCAGGTATGGACCACGCCCTCTTGCCCTGTCAGGGAGTAGAGGTACGAGCCGGAGAGAATGTCCCACACAACCAACCCCCTACAGGGGGCACAGTTGTCATTAGATGGAGTATTAATTGTTAACATTACTAACCTATAACCTATGTAATCACCTATGTAATTAGACTTCTATGGGCTATCAAGTCATGACTTCACTTCACTAAAAATTAACTAAAACTACATGTAAAGAGATGTATTCTGTAGTCTTGAATATATGCTCACAAAGTTCTTAAAGGGAAAAacagaaagaaagaaagaactaATGCAACGTTAGCATACCaaatacttacatgtacttgtagtaGCATTGTACAATTAACCCTAAGGCTGTATATACTGATACTGTGATATCAGTACATGATTCACGACCAGTGCGGACTGATACTGACATGTATGCtaactgtacatacatgtactaatgaAGTGTTGACTACTTACATATGTTTGTAGGCAGCCACCACCTTATGACCAGCTGCAATGGCTAGTACAGGCTCTTCCTCATTGGGCGGCTGTAGGACACGACTTGTTTCCATGGAGACCCAGTCCCTCACCACCACCTGTCCAGATTGGGTACCTGTCAACAGATACTTGAACCTGCAGGAAAAcaaagtatacatgcatgagtaaAACTAAAACAAAGTTTGCAACATCAAGTGATACACTTTTACTTTTGTAGATCTATGATTAATATAATACCGTGTAGCAGGTAGGTTTtcactgattaagcatgtaccgcgaacatatGAATTtagtatcacatgcatgcatgctgcaaaaaaggctgctattccgcgaaagtttatacatgtaccctcgaaatatatctGATGTACGATAGTATGAAAAATTCCCCTCTATACACCTCTATATTAGTAACTGCAGGGATATGCTCACAAGTACATGCAACACCTCCTATAGGCCTAGCTAGTTTACCACATAAAAATGTGAGTTGAATTTGAGATTGAGGACTGAGAAAATAGCCACCTCATTCTGGGTACATCACTGTATTACAGAGAATACACATGTACCATTCAACTCTTGCCGTGGTGATAGCAGTGACTCTTTCCCTGCCCACCACACTCCTCCCCTCCCCGGAGATGATATCAGTGAGGCTAATACGCCCGTCCTCACACAGCGCGACTGCCCACACGTCCTCACACAGGGTGAGGGCCGTCAGAGGAGAATGTGTCTCAGAGGTGAGCGTGAAGATCACCTGACCATACGTGCTACAGTCCAACAATGAGAGTGATACGGAATGAGaatcacataataattatttctatgTACCCATGTAccgtaccgtattactagaatactTTGTGGGTGAAGAACCTTTGCGAttaatgagccaaatcagcagaaatgttgacctattgcgatctaactattgcgttctgacaaggattgtgtgtatttaccaaTAATTTAGaatttgcgattttattgttgtgaattgatcaaccctcgcgaagttcgcatatgttcgatgcttgcaaaacattctagtcatacggtatatatatcaGAGGAGGATAAAAAGTTTTCATTAAAATCTGCTTCCGAAGGAtcttaattgcattccaaccGTCTACTCTTTCTTTGTTACCTCCAACCACAGTAAAGTTTAGAGGAAAATTAGATGATCAGAAGCAGATTTTGATTAAGAGCTTTTGACTCTGACTATCCTCctcatcagaggaggtctgacatgcctgcacaaatcactacaagtttaGTGcgttgatgtcattgcggtcacatgataacgtccaggccaatgcactagcacttgtacacacatgtcggacctcctgtatgtacacatatttattgtattactagaatgtttttttgcaagcatcaaacatgtgcgaactttgcgagggttgatcacttcgcaaaaataattaattctcaaaaataaaatcgcaaaacttGAACGTTAGTTTCAAAGATGATAAAAAAAATTCTACCAATTAACATCTGAGATACAAATTGATGACACAGCAGTACTTTCATGCTTGTTTGTTTGTATGTATATGGCAGAGTAGGACTACCAGTGTGGTTGTCCTTCCAAAAATTGTGTATGAAGACTCTGTCAGTCTCTGATCCACTCACTGCTGCACAGAGCAGGACTTACTCTCCTCTATTTATAGTGTGTTACAGTCTGAACATTATTGTGGTTTCCagttttaatgagattcatacaATAATTGGTATATTTCTTACATTCCTGTAGAAGCAAAATGACTGCCATTGaaacactgttacagtaactGCTTTAACAAGTGGATGCAAGATTCACCACCACGCCCTTGTTGCTATGACACCATGCGATAGCTAACACAAACATGAAGAAACTTACTTGCTCTCGATATCAGTATTCCAGATTTTGATGGTTTTGTCTGAGGACCCGGAGATGATTTTCTGCCCATCACTGGTAAGAACCACGGCACTCACAGCTCCCCTGTGACCCCTCAACATACACAGGCACTCAGCCGTAGCCACAAGCCAATGTCTGCAATAAGGAATAGATTCTATCTGCTACAAAGATAATTGGTGAAACCCCCAATCTTAAAGAATCGTAACTAAGCTCTTGCTATTGCTTCAAAAACGGTGGATTTTGACTAGAAAGCTAGtgatctaaacacatcattaaaaGTATCCATCTTTAGAATTTAGTGAACTCAAACTCAAGTTACAGGCACTCAAAGGCAGCTTAAGAACACTGACCTGACGGTGTTGTCAGCGGATCCAGATGCTGCATATCGGCCATTCAAGGTGAGCGCTACACTCAGCACTTTGTCTGTGTGACCATCAAACGTCTTTATCACTCCGGTGCTCTTTACATCCCAACTCTTCAGCGTCTTGTCCTCAGAGGAGCTGATTACAATCATTGACAGACTGTTGTCTGCCGAGCGACGTACAACAGTGGATGCTAGGCTAGTTATCAATCCTCTGTGTCCCTCCATGGTGACCAGTAGTGGCCCCCCAGGCAAGTGGTAGAGAGGGTGTAGGGGAGTGATGGCTGGACAGTAGTCATCAAAAGCTCTTAACAAAATCCGTTTTAGGTTGGGCCTGTACAaagagtacatgtaggtaggtaagtactagagttggctctgtactAGAGTTTTGATGTTCCAAATTCAGTGGTTTtatgattttccgaaagcttagaaggaccTCGTTCatatggtatgctcaaatcacAAATTTGGAATGGGACATTATTCGGaaaagactataattatacgtatacatagCCCAAAATCAGGCCCAAAACAGATCTTCGATTTTAACaaatcatctgaaaggcctctcagAAAATTAACATTATTGGACAAACAGAACTGAAGTTATGGCGTTCTATTTAACGCTACATACATTACAACTACAATTTAATGTATAATTCATGAGCCTCTCTCTATGGTGCATACAAATTCAATTCTAAGCGTACCATTGCCATGGTGATGAGCCTCTAACGTGTGGCAGTAGTCGTCCCAGTAGCTGTGAGGATAGACAGAGCTGGTCACAACACAGGGCCTCCACTGACTGACTCAAGGCATCCCTCAACAGTACTAGCTCATACTGGGAATCACTAGCACCAGCACTCCTGTAAGTATACCAAACGAAAAATATTAATTCAAAACACAAAACACCTCTAGCTgttgatatacatgtaatagcaTTCTTATTGTTGTTATATACAATAAGAATGTATATAACAATAATAAGAATGCTATTACACTCCTGATAATAGCTATATCTTCAAAGCATGGTTTTCattgtactgtatgtacagaAGAATTtgattgcaataattattgtctgtaaagcacactgcatgtacgttACCTCTACATTACAAAATGACATCACAACGCATTATTGTAACCTGCTGCTCCTCACCTGGCTAATGGCACTAGTGGCAACACAGCTGCAAACTCTGCCACCAGATCCAGGACAGAGATACTGACAATACTCGCCTTCAGCCACTCGTAGTCAACCAGCAGTCGCTGCAGCTCATAGTGTCTCCGGGCGAGCGTTAGGAGGTGTGGCAGTAGGTGGAGCTTACGAACATTGTATAGACCCAGCTCATCACTCACAACCACCGGCTGTTCAAAATGAAGCTTCTCTCCATCTGCACAAATAAACAAAAAGCAACATATTAATATTACACTATTTTCAACGGGAGCTTCGAGTTTACTAAAATGTGTAGGATCACATAAAACACGTAGCTGCTCGTACCTGCTTCGTCAGCAGTCCTTTGAAGTAGCCCACCTGCAAAGTAGTTGGCGAGTGTGTTGTAACGAGCCTGAGCAGTGGGTGGGTAGGAGAGGTAGGCGGAGACTGCAGCCTCGTGTAGGTGGTGATGGGACCAACGCAAGACTAGTGATCCCCCACACCCACTGTGGTAGTCGAGGAGTGGCCTGAGGGCACGATGGAACATGGCCGTGAGGAGTGGGGGGATGGCTgttagtgtgtgggtgtcagAAGTGGGGGTGTGTAGTGGGCGCCACTTTTGATTGACCTCTTGCATCACCTGAGTAGGATTCACAGAAAGTGATATTAATACGTCGGAAATAAAAAAATGTATGATAAGTGATGTTACGGCTTCGTATAATGTACATTACACTTAGTAACTGACATCCATTGTAACAGTGCTAgcctactacatgtactgtcatACCTCATCATCACATGATGTACTGTCATACCTCATCATCACATGATAGCACGTCCAGGAGCTCCATTTCAGTGAGGCCATCCCTTGAGGCCGTGATGTAGCCGAGTGCACTCCTCGTAAACACCCTCCCTAACCTGTCCTCCACATCACTGAAAAACTGCTTTGTGATTCCTACAATGGATTTGTGAATATTtgagtatgtgtgtacagtgggtatgtgtgtacatgggtatgtgtgtacatgggtATGTACTGcagtgggtatgtgtgtacagtgggtatgtgtgtacatgggtatgtgtgtacagtgggtatgtgtgtacatgggtatgtgtgtacagtgggtatgtgtgtacagtgggtatgtgtgtacatgggtatgtgtgtacatgggtatgtgtgtacagtgggtatgtgtgtacatgggtatgtgtgtacatgggtatgtgtgtacatgggtatgtgtgtacagtgggtatgtgtgtacatgggtatgtgtgtacatgggtatgtgtgtacagtgggtatgtgtgtacagtgggtatgtgtgtacagtgggtatgtgtgtacatgggtatgtgtgtacatgggtatgtgtgtgctgTTACAGTAATAGATCTATGTACGTAACTCACCGCTCAAGTCAGTGATTggtgtccaactgctgttccaCTGGTAGGAATGCCATAAGGTGACCTCTCTTAGAAGAAACTGCAAATACAGTGGATTTCTATACTTTAGAAAAGTATCAAGGACCACTTTTTCCTGAGTTCCCATTAGCATCCTCCCCCTTATTTTGAGCGAGTGATTCAACAGCTGCTTACAATCAGAGCTACTCAGCTCAGCCACCTACAGTTGGAGTGAGACTAGGgactactacacacacacacaaacaaatcAAATCAATCAAATCAAATCAAATCAAATCAAATCAATCAAATCAAATCAATGTTTTAAATTACCTCAATGAAGTTCTCCTGATGAGTTGATAGCAGGCTCTGCAGTACGGGAAAACAGCTGTATTTTGTTTCAGAGGAAGTGGACAGGACAATCTTGACGTGCTCTGGTAGGTGTAGCGGTAGCCATGACAACCCGAGAGCTCCATCTTCTGGTGATAGCTCATCCACACCATCCAATAGCAGAATAAGTGGTTTATCGCTCGAGGAAAATGCTAACAATCGACGCAAAGCCTCACAAAGTGATCTGTAACCCTTCGGCAATTCAACGATCTCTTGCTTGTATATAACACGCAGCTATAGACAgagcacacactcacaatgCACACATAGTGAATATAGAACTGGTCTCTCTCACTTGTTTGCAGATGTCCAGTAGAAGATGTCTCACACATTGAGCGTTAGGGGTGGCTCTGATGAACCGCAACACGATGGCTGCTCTCTTGAGGGAACTAACAGTTCCCAGCATGCAAGCTACCCCCGCCATCAGGCTAGTCTtaccactccccacacacccgTGCAGGACGAGAGGAGTCATCGACGAACCTCCAAGGTAGTCAAGGATACGAGAGGTGATGGGTGGTCGATCCTATTATCAGAAAAATATATCATATGAGTACACGTAATTTTGAAAAGCAGTATAATTAGACTTACTCCAGTTTACAGGTATTTTATTTCTAACTAGCTATTTTATCCTATTTCTAACTAGAAAAGTTCAATCATAAACGTTTCAATGAGCTCACCATAAATCCGAGGCTCTTCCTCTTGCAGTAGCTGGCATGGCAGAGAATCTCGTGGGTCACACCATCGCTATTCTGCAGGTGTCCAGTGAAACCACTGGTAACCATGGACTGTAGTGCAGTGAGTAGCTGCTCTGAGAGCTGGGTGAGATAGTCAGTGTGTGTCTCTGTATCCACTCCCTTGCCCTTAGCCCACTTCAGGGAGAACTCAAAGATGTTGGTAGAATCAAGTCTGTCAACACACAAATCCAGTTGTTAATACCTTTAATTATAGGCAATTAAGCctttaattattgtgaataatatagctataatttatttcACTAGGCAAGCTTAATGAATGCAATGCTCTGGTAGATAGAGAGAGATACAGGAGACTGTATGTACTCACCCCACATATTTGGCTGGCATCCTGGCCTCCTTGAGATGGTTCAGTATCTTGAGTGTCTCTTGATCAAACTCCGCCCCTCTCTTCCCCTCCACCAGGTCAGTGTAGGCGGCCAACATCCGGTCGCCTGATGGCCGCTGCTCCTGGAGATCTGTGAACGTGCGTTTGAGCCACAGACAGGATTGGTTCGGATCCTTGGTCATGTTGAATATCCCCAGGCATACCTCCTCTTCGATCACTGCAAATGGAGGGGGGAGATGATTTGATCACCAGTAACAGCCCATGTTTATTTGTCAAGAATGGAATATTCTACATGTTTTGGTTCACATACCTGACATGGTATAATGTTGAGCTTTGGAGATGTCTTTACCGAGAGCCACCTTTGCTGCCTTCCTGGTGGTCCTGGACAGTGACTGGTGGATGGACTTCCATTCCTCATGAGACCTAGAGTGCAGTAAACAGTCATCAACACACATCTGAGGTTACTGTACACACAGGAGCTTACATTCCACTACGAGACTGCAGGACATACTGTGGAGGGAGGGCGTTTGTGTCTTGCCTGTACCATTGAGTCACCAGCTGTCTCATGCTGTGATCGTCAATGGCTGCTAGCAACAATTTGAAATCTCTCTCTGGAATATGTTTGTGGAGAGCCTTGTGGCCGTACCTCTGAGCCAGCAGAGTCTATAGACAAATCGACAAAATACTATAATAACTTTTACAGTGGCTTTACGTTACAGGAGTGAATAGTTTGAAATGGGGGAAGAGGAGAAATGTTTAAATTATCGAAAAAACAATCTTACCACAAAGGTTGGACCCACTGAC contains these protein-coding regions:
- the LOC135339640 gene encoding NACHT domain- and WD repeat-containing protein 1-like isoform X2: MDSVRAVSFPQDTSRAASVLRNRETDDIYNGDLSLKQEPLYKTVRIYISSELSDSIVEKRHLAAHVYPRLRQFCHFLGLQCVVVDLFREVPSTMPLPTPQALSDSMAYELETRGLLEMARDEIKLCQEVSVGPTFVTLLAQRYGHKALHKHIPERDFKLLLAAIDDHSMRQLVTQWYRQDTNALPPQYVLQSRSGMSHEEWKSIHQSLSRTTRKAAKVALGKDISKAQHYTMSVIEEEVCLGIFNMTKDPNQSCLWLKRTFTDLQEQRPSGDRMLAAYTDLVEGKRGAEFDQETLKILNHLKEARMPAKYVGLDSTNIFEFSLKWAKGKGVDTETHTDYLTQLSEQLLTALQSMVTSGFTGHLQNSDGVTHEILCHASYCKRKSLGFMDRPPITSRILDYLGGSSMTPLVLHGCVGSGKTSLMAGVACMLGTVSSLKRAAIVLRFIRATPNAQCVRHLLLDICKQLRVIYKQEIVELPKGYRSLCEALRRLLAFSSSDKPLILLLDGVDELSPEDGALGLSWLPLHLPEHVKIVLSTSSETKYSCFPVLQSLLSTHQENFIEVAELSSSDCKQLLNHSLKIRGRMLMGTQEKVVLDTFLKYRNPLYLQFLLREVTLWHSYQWNSSWTPITDLSGITKQFFSDVEDRLGRVFTRSALGYITASRDGLTEMELLDVLSCDDEVMQEVNQKWRPLHTPTSDTHTLTAIPPLLTAMFHRALRPLLDYHSGCGGSLVLRWSHHHLHEAAVSAYLSYPPTAQARYNTLANYFADGEKLHFEQPVVVSDELGLYNVRKLHLLPHLLTLARRHYELQRLLVDYEWLKASIVSISVLDLVAEFAAVLPLVPLARSAGASDSQYELVLLRDALSQSVEALCCDQLCLSSQLLGRLLPHVRGSSPWQWPNLKRILLRAFDDYCPAITPLHPLYHLPGGPLLVTMEGHRGLITSLASTVVRRSADNSLSMIVISSSEDKTLKSWDVKSTGVIKTFDGHTDKVLSVALTLNGRYAASGSADNTVRHWLVATAECLCMLRGHRGAVSAVVLTSDGQKIISGSSDKTIKIWNTDIESNTYGQVIFTLTSETHSPLTALTLCEDVWAVALCEDGRISLTDIISGEGRSVVGRERVTAITTARVEWFKYLLTGTQSGQVVVRDWVSMETSRVLQPPNEEEPVLAIAAGHKVVAAYKHMGLVVWDILSGSYLYSLTGQEGVVHTCTLADQGNLIVTGGDDQRVRIWDLKRSGDNKTTTQHKGDVLSIALSPCGNYGLSAGLDSMVIIYELTTMKIMKKLRAEAVSKVYAMRDGKHFLTSSSDECVQLWDGERGEVVREFSCYDDGVTCVDVTMNAELLVVGGESGKLTFWGVASGEKLKTLSSHSDSVVFVSFAKGTDFNYILSTCRSGEVCVRNFLTGKVVLQTHINSSEITCSAVSPNAALLAMGCEDTTCRIISIPSGQRLVTLTGHKLAVTSVSFLSNNTQCLTGSLDKTIRLFNTSTGECCTVFQTDLPITCISSDSRGEMIMYGTVGGWVSMAYHQSSASGVNPIVKELKGIASSSMSSASTESKTSVGSQGTENAASEILEAEEQFVYRMDEKAAVSTADSADYPIDVVIEVVNGNRNESLSSSENSGKIEWQKNNILQVTTTEDFSSAPSNDTDKLSASSKQAMEGMQEHEHSSRTDSVHVVKSSACLVL
- the LOC135339640 gene encoding NACHT domain- and WD repeat-containing protein 1-like isoform X1, yielding MDSVRAVSFPQDTSRAASVLRNRETDDIYNGDLSLKQEPLYKTVRIYISSELSDSIVEKRHLAAHVYPRLRQFCHFLGLQCVVVDLFREVPSTMPLPTPQALSDSMAYELETRGLLEMARDEIKLCQEVSVGPTFVTLLAQRYGHKALHKHIPERDFKLLLAAIDDHSMRQLVTQWYRQDTNALPPQYVLQSRSGMSHEEWKSIHQSLSRTTRKAAKVALGKDISKAQHYTMSVIEEEVCLGIFNMTKDPNQSCLWLKRTFTDLQEQRPSGDRMLAAYTDLVEGKRGAEFDQETLKILNHLKEARMPAKYVGLDSTNIFEFSLKWAKGKGVDTETHTDYLTQLSEQLLTALQSMVTSGFTGHLQNSDGVTHEILCHASYCKRKSLGFMDRPPITSRILDYLGGSSMTPLVLHGCVGSGKTSLMAGVACMLGTVSSLKRAAIVLRFIRATPNAQCVRHLLLDICKQLRVIYKQEIVELPKGYRSLCEALRRLLAFSSSDKPLILLLDGVDELSPEDGALGLSWLPLHLPEHVKIVLSTSSETKYSCFPVLQSLLSTHQENFIEVAELSSSDCKQLLNHSLKIRGRMLMGTQEKVVLDTFLKYRNPLYLQFLLREVTLWHSYQWNSSWTPITDLSGITKQFFSDVEDRLGRVFTRSALGYITASRDGLTEMELLDVLSCDDEVMQEVNQKWRPLHTPTSDTHTLTAIPPLLTAMFHRALRPLLDYHSGCGGSLVLRWSHHHLHEAAVSAYLSYPPTAQARYNTLANYFAGGLLQRTADEADGEKLHFEQPVVVSDELGLYNVRKLHLLPHLLTLARRHYELQRLLVDYEWLKASIVSISVLDLVAEFAAVLPLVPLARSAGASDSQYELVLLRDALSQSVEALCCDQLCLSSQLLGRLLPHVRGSSPWQWPNLKRILLRAFDDYCPAITPLHPLYHLPGGPLLVTMEGHRGLITSLASTVVRRSADNSLSMIVISSSEDKTLKSWDVKSTGVIKTFDGHTDKVLSVALTLNGRYAASGSADNTVRHWLVATAECLCMLRGHRGAVSAVVLTSDGQKIISGSSDKTIKIWNTDIESNTYGQVIFTLTSETHSPLTALTLCEDVWAVALCEDGRISLTDIISGEGRSVVGRERVTAITTARVEWFKYLLTGTQSGQVVVRDWVSMETSRVLQPPNEEEPVLAIAAGHKVVAAYKHMGLVVWDILSGSYLYSLTGQEGVVHTCTLADQGNLIVTGGDDQRVRIWDLKRSGDNKTTTQHKGDVLSIALSPCGNYGLSAGLDSMVIIYELTTMKIMKKLRAEAVSKVYAMRDGKHFLTSSSDECVQLWDGERGEVVREFSCYDDGVTCVDVTMNAELLVVGGESGKLTFWGVASGEKLKTLSSHSDSVVFVSFAKGTDFNYILSTCRSGEVCVRNFLTGKVVLQTHINSSEITCSAVSPNAALLAMGCEDTTCRIISIPSGQRLVTLTGHKLAVTSVSFLSNNTQCLTGSLDKTIRLFNTSTGECCTVFQTDLPITCISSDSRGEMIMYGTVGGWVSMAYHQSSASGVNPIVKELKGIASSSMSSASTESKTSVGSQGTENAASEILEAEEQFVYRMDEKAAVSTADSADYPIDVVIEVVNGNRNESLSSSENSGKIEWQKNNILQVTTTEDFSSAPSNDTDKLSASSKQAMEGMQEHEHSSRTDSVHVVKSSACLVL